TTTTGGGGAAGCTGTCGCGGGATTTTGGCGTAGATCATAACAGCGTTTCGGAGTTCGCTTTGAAAGTCCTGGATACCCAGCTGCGGGACCTAGCGACCATTTTGCAAGCGGAGGATCGTTTGCGATACAGTTTGACCCCCCGTTATAAACAGTTGCTGAATCATATCAGCAGGGTCGAGGGGGGAGTCAAGTTTCTGGTGGACCTCCGAGCTGACGTGCTTGAAATAATCTCGTTTAAAACCAAGGAAAGTCCACATATCAGGGTAAACATATTTGTTAGCACTTCCTACGGTGACTAATTTAGATCAAATATTGCGAAATGGAATCCAAGTTGCAAGTCGATGCGTTGTTTTGGTTTGCACGTTTTAGGGTTTTGCCAATTGGATCTTCCATAAGAACGTATTCATTATCTGGACTAGGGTTTTAGTTTGACACGTTCACtaataaaaaaaatgaattaTGTCATTATAACGATTCAAGAGTGACCAAGTATGATCACATACGAAGAATTTGACCTCGTACATTGTTCTCAGTTACACATAACGTAGCAAGATAAGAGAAGTCTAACTAAAtgcaattcaaaactttattgcagactcggggtccataacagacaaagacaaatgggTAAAAGAAAGCTAAGTACAAGGCATCAAAATTAAGTATATGTAAAGTATGAATTTGAGTGCATATCCAAATATGAACAATATTACAGGTGTAGCCGAATGTGGTTGTACTCAAAGTAGGCAGTGATAAGACTAGTTTCTGTGAAGCATGCAATACTAACAGCTGTAAATCAAAAGATAAGTAATACTGCACAAATGAACAGTATGTTGCTCTTCTGTTTTGCAGGTGAGTTTTGACTTCTTGTTAGTGACCAACTGTAAATTGAGTGAAGGGGCATccctgagtgtttttttttttttaacagtttacGAGACAGTGACCTTTGCCACAGTTGCCCCATTACATTACCAAACTGCAGGAACCAAAATAGCATGTTCCTGGAGAATGATACAGAGGCTGCAATGTTAGTCATCTTTTGTTGATCACATGTAGTGAGATTTGATCACATGGGTAGTGAGATTCGTTTCTTTTGCATAGCTCGCTGACAAGCTTGCTCAAACAGCAGTATTTTATATAAAATTGTAAATCACCGCAAATCACTTTACTTGCCCATCCCCAAACCAATTTGTCCTTAAAAAGTTTTTCTACATACAACATCTTTGTCAGTAATGTAACAGGATACCTCTTTAATGCAAAAATGCACCAAAGTATGAATTGATTTTGCTATCTGAAGCATCAAACCGTTAAGAGCAGCTTACTCTACTTGGCTCAGTCTCTACCTGTCACTTTGCCGAAATGAAACAggatatttttatttgtatttgcatttttatttgtgtatttTTACATGTAAATCTTAACTACTGTCTTGCTGACTATTTCTGTAGGCTCAAGCACTGTCTAGTTGCATACCCTATGAGCTTAGTGGGCCATTTTGAATCTAGAGCTAAAACAGGGGTGGAATATTATTTATCATGGCACTTTTGCAACAGAAATGCAGCAAAAATGTGTGATGCACATGTTGCATGACATGTTATATGAGAGGATTGGGGCCTGCTAGGAGACCAGAGTTGATGAGGGTTGACACCTTGCAAGAAGCAGTGTTTGCTCAGTTGTCGGATAGATGCGGTAGGGTGTAGTACTTCTTAGGCTATGCTTTTGTCAACCCTCAGATCAGCTTGTTGAAGCCACAATATGTTTTCGTTTAGGCTGTTTCTTCTCACAGATGTTTGCCAGGTAGAACTTGCAAATAATTTGATTGTTAGTTTTTAACCTACATGGGGTGTCACGAGATGTTGTACGAGTGAAATTCATAACAAAGAATAGGCGAAGGGAAGATGTTAGTCACAGAAACGTATATTGACCCTGAAATAATTTTCTGCAATTGCTAAAACGTTCTTACCATGACTGTGCATATGGAACTCACTGATTTTGCATTTTCACTCATCTGGGATTGGCGAGAGTATCCTTTGAAATAAGGCAGATTTCACCATTAGTAATAATACAGTGTCAAAAATATTTAGCCTACTCATCTAATTTAAGGTTTATCAGCTAACTGATTTTGATCAAAAGTAAGTGACACTTTCTCAGAACATTGGCAGAATTCCTTTAAAGTTATTGGCAAGGATTTAGGATGTCTTAAATAACTTGAGATGTTAgcccagtatttttttttcagtgaatGAACATTGACTAAGTTTTAGTGGGGCAATTGAACATTGTGACATGTTTCACCCTCTAGTCTTAAGCTAATTAAGTTATGTTAGTTTTAGATATCTAATAATGCCATGGTGAGATGCTGGATATTCTAAAGATCAGCTTGCACTTGGTCACATTACTTAGCAACTAAGCATAGTTGTGGGTCCCACCAACGTACATACCATGTTCAAGGATTTTTCTTAAACACTTTGAAATTAAACACTTGAGTAGCCTATACCTTTAACCTTTCTCCATATGTCAGTTGGACATATTTACTCTATTGTATGATACACAAAGATCCTGCTGGCCCTATTCTAGTGTGATTTCCTCAGTTCGTGACTTGCTTGTTAATTAGTACTTATCTCATACTCTGCAAAAACCAGCAAAATACACTTAGCCTCAGAAGTCTAGCAGCTTGAAATGTATTTTTCCAAACGGTGtccgctactactactttcggctgctcctgttaggggtcgccacagcggatcatccgtttccatttcttcctgtcttctgcatcttcctctgtcacaccagccacctgcatgtcttccctcaccacatccataaacctcctctttgaccttcctcttttcctcttccctggcagctccatattcagcatccttctcccaatatagccagcatctctcccccacacatgtccaagccatctcaatcttgcctctcttgctttgtctccaaaccgtccaacttgagcggtccctctagtaTAATcaatcctaatcctgtccttcttcatcactcccagtaaaaatcttagtatcttcaactctgccacctccagctccgcctcttgtcttttcatcagtgccactgtctccaaaccatataacatagctagtctcacaaccatcttgtaaaccttccctttaactcttgctggtacccttctgtcgcaaaccactcctgacactcttctccacccactccaccctgcctgcgctctcttcttcacctctctcctgcaatccccgttactttggacaggtgaccccaagtatttaaactcatatgccttcatcacatctactccttgtatcctgaccattccactttcctccctctcgttcatgcataggtattacatctggctcctactgattttctttcctcttctctccggtgcatacctccacctctccaggctctcctcaacctgcactctactctcactacagatcacaatgtcatccgtgaacatcatcgtccatgaagactcctgcctgatcttgtccgtcaacctgtccatcatcattgcaaacaagaaagggctcagagccgatccttgatgtaatcccacctccaccttgaacccatctgtcattccaaccgcacacctcaccattgtcacacttccctcatacatatcttgcaccactcctacatacttctctggaactcccaacttcctcatacaataccacacctctctcggcaccctgtcgtatgctttctctaaatctacaaagacacaatgtaactccttctggccttctctatacttctcgatcaacattctcaaagcaaacaacagatctgtggtgctctttcgtggcatgaaaccatactgctgctcactaatcatcacctctcctcttaacctagcttctattactctttcccatgtcttcatgctttggctgatcaacttcacCCCTCtggagttgctacagttctgcacatcgcccttgttcttgaaaatcggtaccagtatgcttcttctccactcctcaggcattctctcactttccaagattgtgttaaacaatctagttaaaaccccactgccatctctcctaaacatctccatgcctccacagtatgtcatcgggactaactgcctttccactcttcatcctcttcatagctgccctcacttcctccttgctaatccactgcacttcctgattcactatccctacatcatccaaccttctctctctctcattttcttcattcatcagcccctcaaagtactccttccaccttctcagcacactcttctcgcttgtcagcacatttccatctctgtccttgattgccctaacttgttgcacatcctttgcggcttggtccctctgtctagtcaatcggtacaagtccttttctccttccatagtggctaacctgtcatacaactcaccatacgccttttcctttatctttgccacctctcttttcgCTTTACACTGtgcctccttgtactcctgtctactttcttcatctctctgactatcccacttctttgccaacctcttcctctgtataatttgctgtacttgctcattccaccaccaactctccatgtcttccttcctctgtcctgatgacacaccaagtaccttcctagctgcctcCCTCACTGCAGATTGTTGTGCAGATGGGACAAGCAGAATGCACACTTGTATTTAGATGGGAGCTGCTAAATGCAAGTGTTCACGCTCGTATTTAGCGGCTCCCATCTGGTTCTTGTTGCACCTTAATCATAGGTAGGGAGAAAAATTATGAAATTTTTGACATGACTTAAGAAATGGATGTTTGGAATTCCCTTGACTGCAATTACTGCTTCTTGTGGGAGCGTCACTTCAGACTTCTACATGAGATTAGTTTCCCTTAGCTGGGTGATCAATTTTTGTTGTTTCTCCTCGCTCCCTCCTCTGGGTTTTTCTTTCTCATGCACCTGCATAGAAACTAGGTGGATGTAAGCTCCAGAAAACAGCTGAGAGTCCTATACAGTTATAAAGACTTTGCAGTTTAGTTTCAAGGGCTTGAAAGGTATAATCTTCCCAAGGTTTTTTAGGGAAACAATTTCACCCCACTGACAGATTGGCAGGCAGGCATGTGGCAAAATGCCCACTACAGTAAAAGGTATTGGCACTCGCTGGCGCCTCAGCTGACGAGTCTGATAAGCACTTGGTTGGTGCAGAGAACTGAGTGCATCTGGCCTTTGGATGGGCAGCCCTTTGCTTGACCTTTGCTTTAAAGAAGCTTGGCTGAGACTTAATGGAATCTTAATGGAATCATTTCTTTCTCTTCAAATAACGGACACAGTTTAAGATAGACATATATATGCAGACTGACACAGGTCAATAAGAGAGATCAATATGATGAATAGGGAATATGCTTATATTACGGGGAAGGATAACATTTTATCAATTTTAAACAGTGGCGTTTGGCCCATTGTTTGAGCTCAGCTGAGTGATTGACAAGAAGGTATTAAGGAAAACTTTTAAGGACAGTCTGTATAAGGTGTGCCCATTTGTGTGTTTACAAAGGATTGGCTTTTAATGAAGTCTGACCTTTGTTGGTGGGCTGGTCAATTCTAAAATGGCAAGTTGTTTATTAAAGCGCTGAGTCTACTTCCTGCTGTAAGCTCAAACGCATCACTACTCATAAGCTTAAATGAAAATATTCCTATGCAAACGCACACGGAATCACACACTCCCCATAGTATATCCAGATATGTGCATGGAATTGTACAGATAAGTAATGCACTAGCAAACAGACATAAAAATTGCTTTCAATCAATGAGATGACACCATAGTGAGTTCTCTCAGTTAAAAATGTCAATAAAAGGACATTAATTCCTAGTCTAGGGTACAAAGGAAAAGATAGTTCCTAGCGGTTGGTGTTAGATATGAAGCCTGGTTACTGAAAGGGAAGGTGTAGGCGGTAACATTACATCAACAAATCAATATTGTTGAACAATCACAAATATGACCGGTATTGTAAAACACATATGTATACCCTGAGCTATAAAATATCAATAGAACAGACATTGCAGTGGTCAGTGAATTTGGTGTATTTGACACAGAAATCATGGGAATTTCTAAAATAAAGAGGTTATATTCACTGTAAGTTTCAAATTTCATGTTGAAGTTCGACATGGGCATTTAAGGCATACTTTGTTATTATGCCCTTACCTGTATGTCATTTCCTTTAGGCAATTTATTCTCTATTGACGTTCTTCTGCCAGAATTGTCTAGTGCTATCAAAACAAGTATGCAAATGGGTCCACATGTCTTAGCCTCCGTCTTGtactctgttgttttttttgttttttgtttttattgttcacCTTTCATTTTCCCAACTAACCTTTTACAACAGACAGCTGAGCTATTTTTTCAGCATAGAATACAATGTGGTGAAATGTCTTGGGTGAGCTGAATGAAGAAATTAATTTTGAACTTGCCCTCTTACTCTTCCATATCATTCTCAGGACCTAAATGGCACCCTGAAGAGCTTGCTGTCTGAGTGGTTCTCTGTGGGTCTGCTCCAGCTGGAGAGAATTACCTGGCGGTCCCCTTGTGAGATCCTGCAAAAGATCAGCCAGTAAGGGCACCGATACAACCTTGCACTACTTCTTTCCCCTCGTTATCATTAAGGATGAAATTTGGGAATTTTTTCCCATTGATAAATAGCTATTTTTATCCACCtcgaccatggagtcaggttacataatactaactggtatctttaccatggttgaagACACTCCCATGTACTGCTGTTGAAATTCTTGAGTGGGTAGGACGAACACATGTGCAGCAGCGTACAAGTATCTATTCAAACAGGAAAAAGGATTGAAACACGTTGACAATATGGTGCTTCTGTTGGACAAGTCAACCAATTTTACAATCAGTATTACAGTGGAAAAGTGTCCCCATaaagtttgatgtagtttgtaataaatTATTTTGCCTGTGTTACCTTTGAGTTGAGGAAGCTATTTTTTACAAGGGATGGGAAATGTTTTCTGCTGTGCTGACAGCATGTAAATGACAATGCACCTTGTTTGCAGTTCTTGCTGCCAGGGACAGATCAGGGAAATCATAGATTTCAGCTTCAACATTGACTTCTCTCCTATCCTAGCCTCTCTGCTCATGTCTTGTCCTGTTTTAATCTCAGATGACTAACTCTGTATTACCAGGTATGAGGCAGTGCATCCTGTGAGGAACTGGACTGACATTAAGCGGCGGGTTGGGCCCTACCGCCGTTGCTATGCCTTCACCCATGCTGCCATGCCAGGAGAACCTTTGGTAGTGCTTCATGTGGCCCTCACAGAGGAGATCTCTGATAACATACAGGTGAGCTAAGGCTCTTTTCCACTgaaataaaggtttttttttcttgttttatcatACCTCCAAGTGTTTGATGGTCCTGCTGACACACTGATTATCATATCATTGATTATCACAGAAACTATGCCCACGGCATTCGGATGTCATATGCACCTAAGTATGACCTTTCTCCACAGCACTGGCTTCCTGTTCTTGTTATTTTTCACCGTGGGGAAGTAGGTGCTGTTGACAACAGTGAGAGCTGAGAATTTTTGGTCCAGTGGAAAGGGTAACATAACAAATGGATTACTTTCACAGAGCCTTTTCCACTGTTTCAGCTTAGAAGCCGCTGAGTGTTGCTGGCTACAAAAAGAGGTGCTTGATGGGCGCAGGGTTTTGGCATATGGACAATACAGAAAGCAAAACCTTGTCGGATAGTTATGCTGTTGTGTTGTCTCCCTCTTGGTAAGGCAGTCTTACTAGACAGGTCTTACGTTTCTTGACTTGTTAGCATCAGCATAAGAACCTGTCTTTATTAATCAAaccatttttgttttatttttccttgCAGAGCATCGTCCGTGAGTTTGCCACACTTGACTCTGAGGAGGATGTGAATAAGATAAATGCAGCCATCTTCTACTCCATCTCCTCCACCCAGGCTGGCCTACAAGGGGTGGAGCTGGGAAACTATCTCATCAAGAGGGTGGTACGAGAACTACAGGTGAGTTAAAGGATTTTTCAAACACTCTAGATCAATAAATGAATTTCTATATGCATTTTACAATATTAATTGGTTTAAAGTCAAGTAGTGTGTCCAGATggcatggtggtctgttccgctgcctaccaacacacggaTCACAAGTTCGAtttccagtgttacctccagcttggtcgggtgtctctatatacacaattggctgtgtctgtgggtgggaagccaggtgtgggtatgtgtcctggtcactgcactagcgcctcctctggttggtcggggcacctattcagggggaaggggaactggggggactagcatgatcctcccacgcgctacatcccccggccaaactcctcactgtcaggtgaaaagaagcggttggcgactccacatgtatcagaggaagcatgtggtagtctgcagccctccccggatcggcagagaggggatggagtagtgaccgggattgctcagaagagtgggctaattggccaggtacaattgaggaggaaaagggggaaaaaaatccaaaaaaatgaaaagaaaaaagtcaAGTGTTGGAATGGACATATAGGAAAAATGTAGTGTTTCAAAACTTCATTCATTCAAAAGCAAGCATGCCCTTTCAGTTAGATCTTTTCTAGTAACTTCAAAATACTAAAATATATTAGGCTGAAGAATTTAATTCTCGCACTCACATTTTAAAGGCCAGGTCAAAGTAAGGTAAAACTTTATTTCAGGGTCAGAAGagttttgggcgtccgggtagcatagcggtctattccgtcgcctaccaacataacacgaggattgccggttcaaacccccatgttacctcccgcttggtcaggtgtccctacagacacaattggccatgtctgcgggtgggaaaccgaatgtgggtgggtatgtgtcctggtcgctgcactagcacctcctctggtcagtcaggggcacctgttcggggggatagtgtgatcctcccacgcactgcttccccctggcgaaactcctcactatccagtgaaaagaagcggctggcgactccacatgtattggaggaggcatgtggtagtctgcagccctctccggctgggcagagggggtagagcagtgactgcgacagcttggaagagtggggtaattgaccgggtacaattggggtgaaaaagggggaaaacaatccaaaaaaaaaaaaaagaagagttaaGTATGGATCTCGGACTCAGACTTAAAACTGTTATGTTATTTACCAAATAAATACCATCTGATATGTAATTGTATTCATCGGATATAATATCTGCATTATGCAATGTACATGTAGTTACCAGATAAATACCAAGTCTTAGTAGCAAACATGTAGAACCAACTTTTTTGTAATATAGCTAAATAGCAGTATTGATTTATTTAGGCAGTGCACCTGACACGTCCACAGAAATGCTTGTTTGTTATCTCAGCTCCTGCTCTATGTCTAAATATGATGAGTTGTGATTCTGCCTTGGGATCAaagtccacccatccattatccaagccgcttgtcccagttggggtcacgggatgctggggcctatcccaggagtcactgggtggcgggcggggagactccctggacaggccaccagtccatcataggAGAAAAGTGTTTAATTTTTTTGTGACATACTTGCTGACCGCACATTTGCACTCTGACAAGCTTCTGATGGGGCCCAGATGGTAAGCTGTTTTGTTAGTAAGAAAAATGTTTTGATTTGCAAGATATCAAATTTTTGGATCGCTGCTCTATaattttttttacacattttttTGGCAGATATCTGAAAATCTCCCTGCTTACTTGCCTGTATCCAGTTATACAAGCACCATCACATGCAGAGCCGTAGTCTGTAGACACAGCTGCAATGAAATCTTGGGTATCTCTCTCAATAAGCACAGGGCAGGCTGCATGGAACAACAAAAGCTACTCCACTTGCTGTATGAGAAATGGCTTCATTTTAGTGTAACATCATACAAAGTCAATAATACAGCTGTAATCTGTTTCCACTTCAGTCATTCATACAAAAGGATTGTGTTTTGATGCTTGGAGCATTCCATTTATGAACATTTTTTTATTGATGATAAAACATGGATAAGTAAGTTCAACAGATACTACTTAGTGGTTCCAGTGTTTGTTTTTAGATTTAAAACCCTCTGTTGGTCTCATAGAAAAGTATGCACTATTGTACCCTATAAGGCAGCATGAAAAATCATGTTTCTGTTGATGTTAGAAACTGTACAGACAATGCAATCTCTATTCAGATGCCCGCTCAGTAGCCTGTCTGTAAAGTCCAGAGAAGCAACACACTTTGCTTCATATGCCATTATATTACTTATTACAAAATGGGCACGTTCTTCTAAAGTGTCCTGCAGTATTATGAGTGCATagaatttttcccttttttttttggaccccccccccccccgccattttctccccaattgtacctggccaattaccccactcttccgagtcatcccggtcgctgctccaccccctcagccgatccggggaggcctgcagactaccacacgcctcttccaatacatgtggagtcaccagccgcttcttttcacctgacggtgaggagtttcgccagggggacatagcacgtgggaggatcacgctattccccccagttccccctcccccttgaacaggcgccccaaccaaccagaggaggcattagtgcagtgaccaggacacatacccacatctggcttcccacctgcagacatggccaattgtgtctgtagggatgcccgaccaagctggaggtaacatggggattcgaaccggcgatccccgtgttggtaggcaacagaatagactaccacgctacccggatgcctgagtGCACAGAATGTTTAGGTGGCCTTCAGGTGGGAAAAAGATCCCAAAGAATATTAGCCCTAACTAGTGTCAATATTATAGCAGGAAATTATGGGCTATACAGAGCCACCACATAGACTTGTATTCTACTGGCTTTCAGATAGCACATACCTTCTGTAAAGGTGACTACATGTGCAGTCTAGCCACACAGACTGCtgcaatgatggatggatgatgagaaaaaaagaaaagctgtgaTCTAAAATGAAGGGAGGAGGTCCTGGTTGTCTTTGTAGATTAGACCTTGGGGACTTTTTCTGACACAGCTCATCCAGGTTCCTCTCTTTCTTTGCTGCGCTTTTTCTTTTTATCCTTATCACCTCCTCTTTTCCCCTATTTCAAGTGTTTTCTTCTTTACAACCATTTTTTTCTATCTTGGAAGCTGCCTGTTCTTGTCACCAGAGCAAATAGGAGGTAGGAGCAAAGCTTGGCACACAAGGGAGATAATGAAACAGCAAGGATGTGATAAACATCCCCGAGTAAAGGAGGCAAGAAGATAGCAAAGCACTTAAAGGAAAGATAGAAAAGTAGATGTCAGAGGAAACAaagaaatgtatatatatattaaaaaaaacttgaaaGAAGAGGCAAGTTGTTGGGAGAACGAAAAAGGAAAGCTGGATGGGCAGACGGACACCAACGTGTCCCTCCAGGGATTTCTGACACTCGCTTTCATCAGCAGCCTCTCACTCTTCGGCCGTCCTCAGCCCTCCATCAGTTATCAACCAGTACATCAGAGAGGATAGGCAGAAGGCAGGGGGTATTTTGGTGCAGGGGTGAAGGAGCTTTCATGAAGATGTGAGGGGGGGTCTGGTGAGACAGGAGACTAGACAGAGATGCAGGGAGGAACCAAGATTGACAGGCGGTAGGTTTCAGAAGTGGAAGAGagaagcacgggggggggggtgataggggTGAGGTTGGGCAGGGTGTGGTGATTTATTTATCTCTATCAACAGGTCACCATTTTCAAGTAATAAATAGAACTGGTTTTatgcttctgtctgtctgtctaaataaGGAATAAATAGGTACTCTGCTCAAAGTATTCAACTGCAAACAAGACcaatttggttttttttgtaatgATGAAGGTGATTCTTTGCCTCCCTCATTCCCACTGCCAGGAAATGTGCAATCTCTGCATTCTAGGTGATATCAAAATTTCTTCAGCCCGTCATCTGTTGTCTTTTATATCTTTATCCTGACTAAAGAACTCTGCTCCTCTCCCTGTCTTCTTTGGTTCATATTTTTCATGTCTTTACAGTTGAATGGCAAGATGATAAGATTCTGCGATTCGAATCATGTGCGTTCACTGGAATTGGTTCTGTTTGTTGATAGGTATTTATTGGCCTACAAGAAGAGATTTGTTTTCACCCTGTGTACAGAGGCACACATACAGGCTCTGTACAAAAGGTtgttgttatttttgttgttgttcaggtTCAGTATAGGACACTTTTTAAATTGATCCTCTCTTTTGTTCCTTCTCTCATTCCCTCCTCCACTGTCTCCAGAGTGAGTTCCCTCACATGGGCCAGTTCTCCAGTCTGTCTCCCATCCCAGGCTTCTCCTCATGGCTCCAAAGCATGCTCAGCCAGTATAGGAAAGAGGGCCGGGGCTCTGAACTCCTCTGTGAGCAGGAATGGAGGGAAGTGGAGAAGGCGACCGATTCGGCCCCGGGAGCCCCTGCCCTGGATGCCCTACGAAAGCTGATCAGTACCAGCGAATGGGTACGCTCTGAGCGGTTGGCACATGGATTAGAGCCCGTTCTAATGCGTCTCTGCGCCTGGTACCTTTATGGGGAGAAGAGGCGAGGCTATGCCCTCAACCCAGTGGCCAACTTCCACCTGCAGAACGGGGCCACCATGTGGCGGCTAAACTGGCACGCTGACATGAGCCCCAGAGGCTTGGCAAACTCCTGCGGCATCATGGTTAACTATCGTTACTTC
The window above is part of the Lampris incognitus isolate fLamInc1 chromosome 6, fLamInc1.hap2, whole genome shotgun sequence genome. Proteins encoded here:
- the mlycd gene encoding malonyl-CoA decarboxylase, mitochondrial; amino-acid sequence: MILRHIIACFTGGVKGCRRRAVLGAVAQARSISGLRLFSTPACSGVTAMDEILTRVIAPLPTYETRDKSPPPPESSSVEFMHFYRSLDKGQKTEFLGKLSRDFGVDHNSVSEFALKVLDTQLRDLATILQAEDRLRYSLTPRYKQLLNHISRVEGGVKFLVDLRADVLEIISFKTKESPHIRDLNGTLKSLLSEWFSVGLLQLERITWRSPCEILQKISQYEAVHPVRNWTDIKRRVGPYRRCYAFTHAAMPGEPLVVLHVALTEEISDNIQSIVREFATLDSEEDVNKINAAIFYSISSTQAGLQGVELGNYLIKRVVRELQSEFPHMGQFSSLSPIPGFSSWLQSMLSQYRKEGRGSELLCEQEWREVEKATDSAPGAPALDALRKLISTSEWVRSERLAHGLEPVLMRLCAWYLYGEKRRGYALNPVANFHLQNGATMWRLNWHADMSPRGLANSCGIMVNYRYFLNKTPKNSALYLQNKLITTSEQVLGLVSQFQRNSKL